One stretch of Pyrenophora tritici-repentis strain M4 chromosome 4, whole genome shotgun sequence DNA includes these proteins:
- a CDS encoding Zn-finger protein has protein sequence MLALSTRRQHFPTAPSPPSSHHSYQQLPQQFASQPLQLFDHKLLNDYLESQQQSFCTTTSSAPNSYMTSPSYSDFASPAIRIQQSTPTPQMPQGFAQPSMMAANNNTSSGLDSWTNYGNVHGQSLQTPSQHQNRGHQRTSSASSVGSSASQYQTVGASAGYQSFQNHLPTPTHTPTQDSFMTTTNFNNYSQNSANMNDTMSAHMSMKQALMDQGDDVPDFAHSARQSVSSYGHDSPATPHTAQDDMDFKMPANGEPLRRIDSWLFDEFCTYNEADMRPVPKFERTYTDIAADTGFYEPSTATQPVAQSKPAQSSLLSPYRSNGNENVQRALQAAQYARSQSPSSTASRSDSPFRRSSPYRQPSNTFNPSMNTAVAAREQSRQADAAYAMKPQMQAADDSETKTISPKDALLDYRENDDDSKVPLFPDSGANDYDGQYNGGDQYRTATQSSFDTPSSQSYRRDSWATPQFSPNFSTATAPSLQSSTSFNFATPSIQGNMHGLNMNATSQYRPTPHNMSSAVDSTPEFPAHLTSMESSASEAEPPNGSQNSVLSDRYMGKPASTGAESGTYSCTYHGCSQRFETPQKLQKHKREGHRSANLSTAMTSAAILERNSQAGPHKCERINPTTGKPCNTVFSRPYDLTRHEDTIHNARKQKVRCALCVEEKTFSRNDALTRHMRVVHPEVDFPGKHRRRGGNHD, from the exons ATGCTAGCGCTATCCACACGACGTCAGCACTTTCCAACTGCACCGTCACCACCCTCTTCGCACCACTCCTATCAACAACTACCCCAGCAATTCGCCTCTCAGCCACTGCAACTGTTTGACCACAAGTTGCTCAACGACTATCTCGAATCTCAACAACAGTCTTTCTGCACGACTACAAGTAGTGCACCCAACTCGTACATGACGAGCCCATCATACTCGGACTTTGCGAGCCCGGCCATCCGCATCCAGCAGTCGACACCAACACCGCAGATGCCCCAGGGCTTCGCGCAACCATCCATGATGGcagccaacaacaacaccagCTCCGGGCTTGACTCGTGGACCAACTATGGTAATGTGCATGGTCAATCGCTCCAGACACCTTCGCAGCACCAGAACCGCGGCCACCAACGCACATCCTCAGCGTCGTCTGTAGGCTCAAGTGCCTCACAGTATCAGACGGTCGGTGCTTCGGCAGGTTACCA GTCGTTCCAGAACCATCTCCCTACACCTACACATACACCTACCCAAGACTCCTTCATGACCACCACCAACTTCAACAACTACTCACAGAACTCTGCCAACATGAACGACACCATGTCGGCACACATGTCGATGAAGCAGGCGCTCATGGATCAGGGAGATGACGTACCTGACTTTGCCCACTCGGCTAGGCAATCAGTGTCCAGCTATGGCCACGACTCTCCCGCGACGCCACACACTGCGCAGGACGACATGGACTTTAAGATGCCTGCGAATGGTGAGCCGCTCCGCAGGATAGACTCCTGGCTGTTTGACGAGTTCTGTACTTACAATGAAGCAGACATGCGACCAGTACCCAAGTTTGAGAGGACTTACACCGACATTgctgccgacactggctTCTACGAGCCCAGCACCGCCACTCAGCCAGTAGCGCAGTCCAAGCCAGCACAGTCGTCGCTGCTGTCGCCGTACCGCAGCAATGGCAACGAGAACGTACAGCGTGCGCTCCAGGCAGCACAGTACGCGCGGTCGCAGTCGCCAAGCAGCACTGCCTCAAGGAGTGACTCCCCCTTCCGCAGGAGCTCTCCTTACCGTCAGCCCAGCAACACGTTCAACCCGTCCATGAACACGGCTGTTGCGGCACGTGAGCAGAGCCGACAGGCTGATGCGGCTTACGCAATGAAGCCTCAGATGCAGGCAGCCGACGACTCTGAGACCAAGACCATCTCGCCCAAAGACGCCCTATTGGACTACCGGGAAAACGACGACGACTCTAAGGTGCCATTGTTCCCGGACAGTGGCGCTAACGACTATGACGGCCAATACAACGGTGGCGACCAATATCGTACCGCCACTCAGTCCAGCTTCGACACACCTTCATCACAGTCATATCGCCGCGACAGTTGGGCAACACCCCAGTTCTCACCAAACTTCTCTACTGCGACTGCGCCATCACTACAGTCGTCAACCAGCTTCAACTTCGCCACGCCCTCAATACAAGGCAACATGCATGGACTCAACATGAATGCGACATCACAATACCGACCCACACCTCACAACATGTCGTCGGCTGTCGACTCTACGCCCGAGTTTCCAGCACACTTGACCTCTATGGAGTCAAGTGCGAGCGAAGCCGAGCCACCCAACGGCAGCCAAAACAGCGTCTTGTCGGATCGCTACATGGGCAAGCCCGCATCGACTGGCGCCGAGTCTGGAACGTACTCGTGTACGTACCATGGCTGCTCGCAGCGCTTCGAAACGCCGCAGAAGCTCCAGAAGCACAAGCGCGAGGGTCATCGAAGTGCCAATCTCAGCACCGCCATGACGTCAGCGGCTATTTTGGAGCGCAATTCTCAAGCGGGACCCCACAAGTGCGAGCGTATCAACCCCACAACGGGCAAGCCTTGCAACACCGTCTTCTCGCGCCCATATGACCTGACTCGTCACGAGGACACTATCCACAATGCGCGTAAGCAAAAGGTCCGCTGCGCACTGTGTGTTGAGGAAAAGACATTTTCTCGCAACGACGCATTAACACGCCACATGCGCGTCGTGCATCCCGAGGTCGACTTTCCCGGAAAGCATCGCAGGCGTGGAGGCAACCATGACTGA
- a CDS encoding dienelactone hydrolase produces the protein MLFRVPLLTLLFGSLTAGYVAPYPPGKYNVTLTTGTLTDYTRDDPFIATPTPRKLMVTVFQPATCESTVLVPYMPNKTAEYQGPFIQKYYNISDDLSPLFLEARLPVCPADPKGCSPVDDGPVLLFSPGYTGPRLFYNVVAAAIASEGFTVITIDHPGDANIVTYPDGHAVYNNRTSTPDIADWILPYLSARVADASFVIDQLSNKTAIAELLPQRGPQAFATDRVAMLGHSLGGATAVAAAGQDPRIRAAIDWDGSFFGSTPPSGLSKPVLYVSEANATDATWVSLWPQLNGPKLWVEIADTTHQSFIDAPSLLRAAGLTTPAFPDVLGTIDPAQLIQILVAYTKDWMNGAFAGKIGGPLLEGLEPDRFPEVSTVRKGNF, from the coding sequence ATGCTTTTCAGAGTACCACTCCTTACACTCCTGTTCGGTAGTCTAACCGCAGGATATGTGGCCCCATACCCACCTGGCAAGTACAATGTCACATTAACGACGGGGACTCTGACCGACTACACCCGCGATGACCCCTTTATCGCAACACCAACGCCTCGTAAATTAATGGTGACGGTCTTCCAACCTGCAACTTGCGAATCCACGGTCCTTGTTCCCTACATGCCCAACAAAACTGCTGAGTACCAGGGTCCTTTCATCCAAAAGTATTACAACATCTCTGACGACCTTTCACCCCTCTTCCTGGAGGCGCGGTTACCTGTGTGTCCGGCTGACCCCAAGGGCTGCTCACCCGTTGATGACGGTCCTGTTCTTCTTTTCTCTCCTGGATACACTGGCCCTCGCCTCTTCTATAATGTCGTCGCCGCCGCCATTGCGAGCGAGGGTTTTACTGTCATCACCATCGATCACCCTGGAGATGCAAACATCGTCACCTATCCCGATGGTCACGCAGTATACAACAACCGTACGAGTACTCCTGATATAGCCGATTGGATCCTGCCTTACCTCTCTGCCCGCGTTGCCGACGCATCCTTTGTCATTGACCAGCTCAGCAACAAAACTGCCATAGCCGAGCTTCTTCCACAACGCGGGCCCCAAGCGTTCGCCACTGATCGCGTTGCCATGCTGGGACACTCGCTGGGGGGAGCGACGGCCGTCGCGGCCGCCGGTCAAGATCCGCGGATACGTGCTGCTATCGATTGGGACGGGAGTTTCTTCGGCTCGACACCTCCATCGGGACTGTCAAAACCAGTGCTGTACGTGTCTGAGGCGAACGCTACAGATGCAACGTGGGTTTCGCTGTGGCCGCAGCTGAACGGTCCGAAGCTGTGGGTGGAAATCGCGGATACCACTCATCAGAGCTTCATAGATGCACCCTCGTTgttgcgggcggctggaCTGACCACGCCGGCTTTTCCAGACGTGCTGGGAACGATTGACCCAGCTCAATTGATTCAGATCTTGGTGGCGTACACGAAGGATTGGATGAATGGGGCATTTGCTGGCAAGATAGGGGGACCATTGCTGGAAGGGCTGGAGCCAGATAGGTTCCCAGAAGTCTCGACTGTGAGGAAAGGCAACTTCTAA
- a CDS encoding FabG, Dehydrogenase with different specificities (related to short-chain alcohol dehydrogenase), protein MQHAVFVNAGIAERGDQFFTDTLDSSGQLAEPDHRTLAIDMDGACATTKLAIHHLRKNGNDGGSIVLTASLAGYLASAGAPLYSAAKHGVVGLMRALKQECAKVGISISVVAPGITVTPILTANNRVLGAVSPEKYVEQMREAGVPINTVESVALAI, encoded by the exons ATGCAAC ACGCCGTCTTCGTCAACGCCGGCATAGCAGAACGCGGCGACCAATTCTTCACCGACACACTCGATTCCAGCGGCCAACTCGCGGAGCCCGACCACCGCACCCTCGCCATCGACATGGACGGCGCTTGCGCCACGACCAAACTCGCCATCCACCACCTGCGCAAGAACGGCAACGACGGCGGGTCGATTGTACTAACCGCCAGTTTGGCCGGCTATCTCGCGTCGGCGGGGGCGCCCCTGTATTCAGCAGCTAAGCACGGTGTTGTGGGTCTCATGCGAGCGTTGAAGCAGGAATGCGCAAAAGTCGGTATTAGCATCTCGGTTGTTGCGCCCGGTATTACTGTTACGCCTATCTTGACGGCTAATAATCGCGTTTTGGGTGCTGTGTCGCCGGAGAAATATGTCGAGCAGATGCGGGAGGCGGGTGTTCCTATTAATACGGTGGAATCGGTGGCGTTGGCT ATTTGA
- a CDS encoding EMP24-GP25L domain containing protein, translating into MWRPTSLLAAALAVVPSQALHFYMEGALTKCFYEELPKDTLVVGHYHAEAWDDLHKTFLTKQEVSVYVTVEETFDDNHRIVAQRGKSEGRFTFSAADSGQHRICVQPQNVQSSGSGWLNGGIHGTVRFTLDMAIGETSRIEREDKDKVETLVQKVQDLNSRLQDVRREQVFQREREAEFRDQSEHTNSRVVRWTLIQLVILAVTCVWQLSHLRAFFIKQKLT; encoded by the exons ATGTGGAGACCAACATCACTCCTCGCGGCCGCGTTAGCAGTGGTGCCCTCGCAGGCGCTGCATTTCTACATGGAAGGGGCGCTTACAAAGTGCTTTTATGAGGAATTGCCAAAGGACACTTTAGTCGTGG GCCACTACCACGCCGAAGCCTGGGACGACCTCCACAAAACCTTCCTCACCAAACAAGAAGTCTCCGTGTACGTCACCGTCGAGGAAACCTTCGACGACAACCACCGCATCGTGGCCCAACGCGGCAAGTCGGAAGGTCGCTTCACCTTCAGCGCTGCAGACAGCGGCCAGCACCGCATCTGCGTGCAGCCGCAGAACGTGCAGAGCTCTGGTAGCGGGTGGCTCAATGGCGGGATTCATGGCACCGTGCGGTTTACGCTCGATATGGCGATTGGCGAGACGAGTCGGATTGAGCGTGAGGATAAGGATAAGGTGGAGACGTTGGTGCAGAAGGTGCAGGATTTGAATAGCCGGTTGCAGGATGTGCGGAGGGAGCAGGTGTTTCAACGG GAGCGAGAAGCCGAATTCCGCGACCAATCCGAACACACAAACTCGCGCGTCGTCCGCTGGACTCTTATCCAACTCGTTATTCTCGCTGTAACGTGCGTTTGGCAACTCTCGCATCTGCGCGCCTTCTTCATCAAGCAGAAGCTTACTTAG